A genomic region of Corticium candelabrum chromosome 6, ooCorCand1.1, whole genome shotgun sequence contains the following coding sequences:
- the LOC134181335 gene encoding uncharacterized protein LOC134181335 isoform X3 — MERRDHFDVLIVCPQSSDLMAACDVFEHNTNSKFKSIKADHIDLPYNLHLCRKWNGSPLDVAMVAQFESGGIEATKFVADLAKHFSAGLIAMTGSCTTKEDENSRVKYGTVVVSRRTITTELGEPEKSDETHQLYPCKLDDRILLAMEELVQMEKPVWLDYVPFGSDCPSPRYVKELLLKCVLDKEGMRKRDLLAAVESKLCGINVRIIDEVLEKMLKEAEPWIYAKGSIFEYMSTNEGKSYAKNQSLFLCRDKDAAASVVFGSIGSLHNEIEDVDRQMKTLTQLTGDDDIKAIDREAHFFMKEAMDSFRFGSTDNVQYGLCVVVKGISNYGTESSKLNYYNMHRVTSAAFLRHFVIQNVSMIKSQSFECQLFDLSADVATDWRDVAKRFGMSRHDVETIENKVHLESDQVERHRAYRMLCKWRISEGDKASLDIVKVELEHVKEQQRTAAFGSITFPNDLMTEAKQFCGRKAELQMLKTTFWREHAGFIPIEEFCFVVIKGMGGVGKSSLAAKFALLWKHLYSDGVLYFNAESEETLIGSIKQNLTVLHPAADERLDSKDEINEMLLSHVEKHFKMLLVYDGADNLSFLHKFLPRPPTRVHVLVTTRCGDCSVLQDVNRVIHLGGLKDEDAAAALATWRDQPLNSEEVVAATKLSISPPIQNLPIALAHAGRFAQKAHLSYKEYYELLKTEKVKLEAYALDLNKLLHYFRASHLRQELLEINVNQPADINDIEIEWLDLSEDDTDVVQNIRQCMSLSKEQQVYLTWQTDIDLVEREHPEALSLLEYASFLSSRDIPEKLIHSLVCSESANDAYSLCVSALSSHCLTEQHETAEGCNINIHPLVQSAVRERIKQRPDEIERKLTDLCNSLLSILPESSSNMLDVQASEQYHSLLPHLSSLAKNVLMFGVRALTCLLVVKRSCTILISYQQIEKACYLSAQLYDVLGHMHFESDIVKHTWLIQAMALLGTACAMKQNRQRVVGLLLDAKKMVNELQPGDKNETFKLYFNVLLKLFECCQEQNNNEKAKSYLEEVMMLEKHSTDKDSVRIARIECMMGRSCISWDEMGTAMEELAYKLKAQHTQTPSVTHTTSGITPQLSTMSHDSHVDISSRTLASASTISTSSECKEYFFKVLVIGDACVGKTSYIESYVYGKPFKSNYKTTVGVDFAIKDLHLSDREKVRLQLWDLSGQERYTNMSRVYYRDAVGCLLFFDLTRVQSFRNALRWKYDLDNKVHLPNGQRIPCLLVANKNSQ, encoded by the exons ATGGAGAGACGAGACCATTTTGATGTGCTGATTGTTTGTCCTCAGTCGTCTGATCTCATGGCTGCATGTGATGTGTTTGAacataacacaaacagcaagtttAAAAGCATTAAAGCAGATCACATTGATTTGCCTTACAATCTTCATCTATGCCGTAAATGGAATGGCTCACCTTTGGATGTTGCCATGGTAGCTCAGTTTGAGTCTGGTGGCATTGAGGCTACAAAGTTTGTTGCTGATTTGGCGAAACATTTCTCTGCTGGTTTGATTGCAATGACGGGCAGTTGTACCACAAAGGAGGACGAGAACAGCAGAGTAAAATATGGAACAGTCGTGGTGTCTAGGAGAACAATAACAACGGAGTTGGGAGAGCCGGAGAAGTCGGATGAAACACATCAACTCTATCCCTGCAAGTTAGATGACCGGATTTTATTAGCAATGGAAGAACTCGTTCAGATGGAAAAGCCTGTCTGGTTGGATTACGTTCCTTTTGGATCTGATTGTCCCAGTCCGCGGTATGTGAAGGAGCTATTGCTGAAATGTGTTTTGGACAAGGAAGGTATGAGGAAGAGAGACCTCCTTGCTGCCGTAGAATCCAAACTCTGTGGCATTAATGTACGTATTATTGATGAGGTTTTGGAAAAGATGCTGAAGGAAGCAGAGCCTTGGATTTATGCAAAAGGCAGTATTTTTGAGTATATGTCAACGAATGAAGGAAAGTCGTATGCCAAAAATCAATCCTTGTTTCTATGTAGAGACAAAGATGCTGCCGCTTCTGTCGTATTTGGATCTATTGGATCATTACATAATGAGATAGAGGATGTCGACAGGCAGATGAAGACGTTGACACAACTTACAGGAGATGACGACATAAAAGCTATTGATAGAGAAGCTCATTTCTTTATGAAAGAAGCAATGGACAGTTTCAGATTTGGATCAACTGACAACGTGCAATATGGATTATGTGTTGTTGTGAAGGGAATATCCAACTACGGCACAGAGAGCAGCAAACTGAACTATTACAACATGCATCGTGTTACATCAGCGGCTTTTTTGAGACATTTTGTTATACAGAATGTTTCCATGATCA AGTCTCAGTCGTTTgaatgtcaactgtttgatttGTCTGCTGATGTGGCCACCGATTGGCGTGATGTGGCTAAACGTTTTGGTATGAGCAGGCATGATGTGGAGACGATAGAAAACAAAGTTCACTTAGAAAGTGATCAAGTAGAAAGACATCGAGCATATCGTATGTTATGCAAGTGGCGTATTAGCGAAGGCGACAAGGCATCTCTAGATATTGTAAAAGTTGAACTTGAGCACGTCAAAGAGCAACAGAGAACTGCAGCATTTGGCA GTATCACTTTTCCTAATGATCTAATGACAGAAGCTAAGCAGTTTTGTGGACGAAAAGCAGAACTGCAGATGTTAAAAACAACATTCTGGAGAGAACATGCTGGATTTATACCTATAGAGGAGTTTTgctttgtg GTGATCAAAGGAATGGGCGGAGTGGGGAAATCATCTTTGGCAGCCAAATTTGCATTGCTATGGAAACATCTGTATAGTGATGGAGTGCTGTATTTCAATGCTGAATCAGAAGAAACATTGATAGGCTCAATCAAACAAAAT CTTACAGTTTTGCATCCTGCTGCAGATGAGCGATTAGATTCAAAAGATGAGATCAATGAAATGCTGCTTTCTCATGTCGAAAAGCATTTTAAGATGTTACTGGTTTATGATGGTGCAGACAATCTCTCTTTTCTGCACAAATTCTTACCTCGTCCTCCTACTCGTGTGCATGTGCTAGTTACAACTCGATGTGGTGATTGTTCTGTGTTGCAAGACGTTAATCGTGTTATTCATCTTGGTGGTTTGAAAGATGAAGATGCTGCTGCAGCATTAGCCACATGGCGTGATCAACCACTAAACAGTGAAGAAGTTGTGGCAGCCACTAAGTTGTCAATTAGTCCTCCCATACAAAATCTCCCAATTGCTCTTGCTCATGCAGGCAGATTTGCTCAAAAGGCACATCTAAGTTACAAAGAATATTACGAACTGCTGAAAACAGAAAAGGTGAAGCTTGAGGCTTATGCTTTAGATCTCAACAAACTATTGCACTACTTCAGGGCTAGTCATCTGCGTCAGGAATTGTTAGAAATAAATGTGAATCAACCTGCCGATATCAATGACATAGAAATAGAATGGCTAGATCTGAGTGAAGATGATACTGATGTTGTCCAAAATATACGCCAGTGTATGTCTTTATCAAAAGAACAACAGGTTTACCTCACATGGCAAACGGACATTGACTTGGTGGAAAGAGAACATCCAGAGGCTTTGTCTCTTCTTGAATATGcatcatttctgtcttcaagggACATTCCAGAGAAGCTAATTCATTCTCTTGTGTGTAGTGAATCTGCCAATGATGcatacagtttgtgtgtttcagcTCTCTCTTCACACTGTTTAACCGAACAGCATGAAACAGCAGAGGGTTGCAATATTAACATTCATCCGCTGGTTCAGTCAGCAGTGAGGGAGCGCATCAAACAACGTCCAGATGAAATAGAACGTAAACTAACTGATCTCTGCAACAGTTTATTATCTATTTTACCTGAAAGTAGTAGCAACATGTTGGATGTGCAAGCTAGTGAACAGTATCATAGTCTTCTTCCCCACTTGTCTTCACTGGCTAAGAATGTGTTGATGTTTGGTGTAAGAGCATtgacttgtttgcttgttgtcaaACGTTCGTGTACCATTCTGATCTCTTACCAGCAAATCGAGAAGGCTTGCTATTTGTCAGCACAGCTGTATGATGTTTTGGGTCACATGCATTTCGAATCAGACATCGTCAAACACACGTGGCTTATTCAAG CAATGGCTCTACTTGGCACTGCATGTGCTATGAAACAGAACCGGCAGAGAGTAGTTGGTCTTTTACTTGATGCTAAGAAGATGGTTAATGAATTACAACCAGGAGACAAGAACGAAACGTTCAAACTTTATTTCAATG TTTTGCTGAAATTGTTTGAATGCTGTCAAGAGCAGAACAACAATGAAAAAGCAAAGTCTTACCTAGAAGAGGTGATGATGCTGGAGAAACATTCAACAGACAAAGATTCAGTCAGAATTGCTAGAA TTGAATGCATGATGGGACGTAGCTGTATCAGTTGGGATGAAATGGGCACAGCAATGGAAGAATTAGCTTACAAGTTAAAGGCTCA GCATACTCAGACTCCATCCGTTACACACACCACTTCCGGGATCACGCCTCAATTAAGCACAATGTCCCATGATTCTCACGTCGATATCAGCAGCCGTACTCTagcgtcagcatcaacaaTTTCGACCTCAAGTGAATGCAAAGAGTATTTCTTCAAGGTCCTAGTAATAGGAGACGCATGCGTTGGCAAGACAAGCTACATAGAGAGCTACGTGTATGGCAAGCCATTCAAGTCCAACTACAAGACAACAGTTGGCGTGGACTTTGCCATTAAAGACCTGCATTTGTCGGATAGAGAGAAAGTGAGACTGCAG ctTTGGGATTTGTCGG GACAGGAGCGCTACACAAATATGAGTCGAGTATACTATCGAGATGCTGTCGGATGCTTGCTATTCTTCGATCTCACGCGAGTTCAGTCGTTTCGAAATGCGCTGAGATGGAAGTATGACTTGGACAACAAAGTACACCTACCAAATGGTCAACGAATTCCATGCCTACTTGTTGCCAACAAG AATTCTCAGTGA